The Streptomyces camelliae genome window below encodes:
- a CDS encoding DMT family transporter has product MSALALSVLLSVVSALAYAGGAIVQEQVAVSTPDSAYMPLRRPSWWGALALNGLGGVLHVVALAYGPLSLVQPLGALTIVFALPMAALCVGRRAGSAAWRGAVMATVGLAGLLSLVGSSDTHSLDTAQRVAVALVTGAAVAALTGAGVAAHRHPAVRSVLLATASGIAFGMSSVFTKTVAEDWTHGVDPVDLPWLGLIGVFAVAGVALSQASYRGGGLAAPLSTQTVVNPVLAAAIGILMFGEAFRYGDLGSGLAITCGVVAAGGLVLLTTERIERTGTPAAAQAPAPDADPASAKPEAPAALPGVPQQRVTTPPEAERPGGPARTDGTLDGPAARGLLPAPAGTGEDAEAGEPLAAWVLPAPGVLVRLPALDRTGVRS; this is encoded by the coding sequence ATGAGCGCCCTCGCGCTGTCCGTGCTGTTGTCGGTCGTGTCCGCCCTCGCCTACGCCGGCGGCGCGATCGTGCAGGAGCAGGTCGCGGTGTCCACCCCGGACAGTGCGTACATGCCGCTGCGCCGGCCGAGTTGGTGGGGAGCGCTCGCGCTCAACGGGCTCGGCGGTGTGCTGCACGTGGTGGCGCTGGCCTACGGGCCGCTCAGTCTGGTCCAGCCGCTCGGCGCGCTGACCATCGTCTTCGCGCTGCCCATGGCGGCGCTGTGCGTCGGCCGCAGGGCCGGGTCGGCCGCCTGGCGCGGCGCCGTCATGGCCACGGTGGGCCTCGCCGGCCTGCTGTCCCTGGTCGGCTCCTCCGACACCCACTCCCTCGACACGGCCCAGCGGGTCGCGGTCGCGCTGGTGACCGGTGCCGCGGTGGCCGCGCTGACGGGCGCGGGAGTGGCCGCGCACCGGCACCCCGCGGTGCGCAGCGTGCTGCTCGCCACCGCCTCCGGCATCGCGTTCGGCATGTCCTCGGTGTTCACCAAGACCGTCGCCGAGGACTGGACCCACGGCGTCGACCCGGTCGACCTGCCGTGGCTCGGCCTGATCGGGGTGTTCGCGGTCGCCGGCGTCGCACTGTCCCAGGCCTCCTACCGCGGCGGTGGCCTCGCCGCCCCGCTGTCCACGCAGACCGTGGTCAACCCGGTGCTGGCGGCGGCCATCGGCATCCTGATGTTCGGCGAGGCGTTCCGCTACGGCGACCTGGGCTCCGGGCTCGCCATCACCTGCGGGGTGGTGGCGGCGGGCGGCCTGGTCCTGCTGACGACCGAACGGATCGAGCGCACCGGAACGCCGGCGGCGGCACAGGCCCCCGCGCCGGACGCGGACCCGGCCTCCGCGAAGCCGGAGGCGCCGGCGGCGCTCCCCGGTGTGCCGCAGCAGCGGGTGACGACACCGCCCGAGGCGGAGCGGCCCGGCGGGCCCGCGCGGACCGACGGCACGCTCGACGGGCCGGCCGCGCGGGGCCTGCTGCCGGCGCCGGCCGGCACCGGGGAGGACGCCGAGGCCGGCGAACCGCTCGCCGCCTGGGTGCTCCCCGCACCGGGCGTCCTCGTACGGCTGCCGGCCTTGGACCGTACGGGCGTCAGATCGTGA
- a CDS encoding transglycosylase family protein encodes MAVRGRHRRYQPKRINRASLTVTAGGAGLAIPLVAAGTADAADAASWNKVAACESSGNWSINTGNGYFGGLQFTQSTWEAYGGTRYAPRADLAGRDQQIAVAERVLDGQGPGAWPVCSVRAGLTRGDADPAVHTDSAATRPVHAAKKSSVRDVTPQTTPQSRAGRAEMYTVVHGDTLSGIAEDHHVRGGWRTLYAGNRSTIGADPDLILPGQRLSLRGTAAADTKSPQRKAPSEHKTAPQKSAPHKTRTRTTGRTLVAPVNAPIGTGYRVAGGHWSKGYHTGVDFLVPTGTSVKAVEAGEVVAAGWGGSYGYQVEIRHADGRYSQYAHLSAISVRIGQQVGAGQRIGRSGATGNVTGPHLHFEVRTGPGFGSDIDPLAYLRAGGVTI; translated from the coding sequence ATGGCCGTACGCGGCCGGCATCGCCGGTACCAGCCGAAAAGGATCAACCGCGCCTCACTCACCGTCACGGCGGGCGGCGCCGGCCTCGCCATCCCGCTGGTCGCCGCCGGCACCGCCGACGCGGCCGACGCCGCCTCCTGGAACAAGGTCGCCGCCTGCGAGTCCAGCGGAAACTGGAGCATCAACACCGGCAACGGCTACTTCGGCGGGCTGCAGTTCACCCAGTCCACCTGGGAGGCGTACGGCGGCACCCGGTACGCGCCGCGCGCCGACCTCGCCGGCCGTGACCAGCAGATCGCCGTCGCCGAGCGGGTCCTCGACGGACAGGGGCCCGGCGCCTGGCCGGTGTGCTCGGTGCGGGCCGGGCTGACCCGGGGGGACGCCGACCCCGCAGTGCACACGGACAGCGCGGCGACCCGGCCCGTGCACGCCGCGAAGAAGAGCTCCGTACGGGATGTGACGCCGCAGACCACTCCGCAGTCGCGCGCGGGCCGGGCCGAGATGTACACGGTGGTGCACGGCGACACGCTGTCCGGGATCGCCGAGGACCACCATGTGCGCGGCGGCTGGCGCACGCTCTACGCCGGCAACCGCTCCACGATCGGCGCCGACCCCGACCTGATCCTGCCGGGCCAGCGGCTCAGCCTGCGCGGCACGGCCGCCGCCGACACCAAGTCACCTCAGCGGAAAGCCCCTTCGGAGCACAAGACCGCACCCCAAAAGTCCGCACCGCACAAGACCCGGACCAGGACCACCGGCCGTACGCTCGTCGCCCCGGTCAACGCCCCCATCGGCACCGGCTATCGCGTGGCAGGCGGGCACTGGTCGAAGGGGTATCACACCGGCGTCGACTTCCTCGTGCCGACCGGGACCTCCGTGAAGGCCGTGGAGGCAGGGGAGGTGGTGGCCGCGGGCTGGGGCGGCTCGTACGGCTACCAGGTGGAGATCCGGCACGCCGACGGCCGCTACAGCCAGTACGCCCACCTGTCGGCGATCTCCGTGCGGATCGGGCAGCAGGTCGGCGCCGGGCAGCGCATCGGCCGTTCCGGGGCCACCGGCAACGTCACCGGCCCGCACCTGCACTTCGAGGTGCGGACCGGACCCGGCTTCGGTTCGGACATCGACCCGCTCGCCTATCTGCGGGCCGGCGGCGTCACGATCTGA
- the gndA gene encoding NADP-dependent phosphogluconate dehydrogenase produces the protein MSTSAQIGVTGLAVMGRNLARNFARNGYTVAVHNRTVARTKALVEEFGSEGDFIGTETAEEFVAALERPRRLVIMVKAGGPTDAVIEEFAPLLEPGDMIIDGGNAHFADTRRREKALREQGIHFVGMGVSGGEEGALHGPSIMPGGPKESYDSLGPMLEKISAKAKDGAPCVTHVGPDGAGHFVKMVHNGIEYADMQLIGEAYQLLRDVAGYSPAEIAEIFRTWNQGRLDSYLIEITAEVLSHVDAATGKPFVDVVVDQAEQKGTGRWTVQIALDLGVPVSGIAEAVFARSLSGHAGLREASQGLAGPKAAPLGKEEAAAFADRVEQALYASKIVSYTQGFHEIAAGSEEYGWDVDLGAVSAIWRGGCIIRAAFLDRIRAAYDARADLPSLLSDETFAREIADAQDDWREVVIAGVRQGVPTPGFSAALAYYDALRASRLPAALTQGQRDFFGAHTYRRVDREGAFHTLWGGDRSEVSA, from the coding sequence ATGAGCACTTCAGCGCAGATCGGTGTCACGGGCCTCGCGGTCATGGGCCGCAACCTCGCCCGGAACTTCGCCCGCAACGGCTACACCGTCGCTGTGCACAACCGTACGGTGGCGCGGACCAAGGCGCTGGTGGAGGAGTTCGGCAGTGAGGGCGACTTCATCGGGACCGAGACCGCCGAGGAGTTCGTGGCGGCGCTGGAGCGCCCGCGCCGCCTGGTGATCATGGTCAAGGCGGGCGGTCCGACGGACGCCGTGATCGAGGAGTTCGCGCCGCTGCTGGAGCCCGGCGACATGATCATCGACGGCGGCAACGCGCACTTCGCGGACACCCGGCGCCGGGAGAAGGCGCTGCGCGAGCAGGGCATCCATTTCGTCGGCATGGGCGTCTCCGGCGGTGAGGAGGGCGCGCTGCACGGGCCGAGCATCATGCCGGGCGGGCCGAAGGAGTCGTACGACTCGCTGGGCCCGATGCTGGAGAAGATCTCGGCGAAGGCGAAGGACGGCGCGCCGTGTGTCACGCACGTGGGTCCGGACGGTGCCGGGCACTTCGTGAAGATGGTCCACAACGGCATCGAGTACGCCGACATGCAGCTCATCGGCGAGGCCTACCAGCTGCTGCGCGATGTCGCCGGATACTCCCCCGCCGAGATCGCGGAGATCTTCCGCACCTGGAACCAGGGCCGGCTGGACTCCTACCTCATCGAGATCACGGCCGAGGTGCTGTCCCACGTGGACGCGGCGACCGGCAAGCCGTTCGTGGACGTCGTGGTCGACCAGGCCGAGCAGAAGGGCACCGGCCGCTGGACGGTGCAGATCGCCCTGGACCTGGGCGTTCCGGTGTCCGGCATCGCCGAGGCGGTCTTCGCGCGCTCGCTGTCCGGGCACGCGGGGCTCCGCGAGGCCTCGCAGGGGCTGGCGGGGCCCAAGGCGGCGCCGCTGGGCAAGGAGGAGGCGGCGGCCTTCGCCGACCGGGTCGAGCAGGCGCTGTACGCGTCCAAGATCGTGTCGTACACGCAGGGTTTCCACGAGATCGCCGCGGGCAGCGAGGAGTACGGCTGGGACGTCGACCTCGGTGCGGTGTCCGCGATCTGGCGGGGCGGCTGCATCATCCGTGCGGCCTTCCTGGACCGCATCCGCGCCGCGTACGACGCCCGCGCCGACCTGCCGAGCCTGCTGTCGGACGAGACGTTCGCCCGCGAGATCGCCGACGCGCAGGACGACTGGCGTGAGGTGGTGATCGCGGGCGTGCGGCAGGGTGTGCCCACGCCCGGGTTCTCGGCGGCTCTGGCGTACTACGACGCGCTGCGGGCGTCTCGCCTGCCGGCGGCGCTGACGCAGGGGCAGCGGGACTTCTTCGGGGCGCACACGTATCGGCGGGTGGACCGGGAGGGTGCGTTCCACACGCTGTGGGGCGGGGACCGGAGTGAGGTCTCGGCGTAG
- a CDS encoding GNAT family N-acetyltransferase — translation MSEIEIRDDRAAGRLEAVGEGEVVGRIEYFVLESPARALVPVHTIVEPAHEGKGIAGSLARELYAVAEREGVPVAPLCPYVVTWAARHPEVAPPADPALLSAAKDWLRGHPGRF, via the coding sequence ATGAGCGAGATCGAGATCCGCGACGACCGGGCGGCGGGCCGCCTGGAGGCCGTCGGCGAGGGCGAAGTCGTCGGCCGTATCGAGTACTTCGTGCTGGAGTCGCCCGCGCGCGCCCTGGTCCCGGTCCACACCATCGTCGAGCCCGCCCACGAGGGCAAGGGCATCGCCGGCTCCCTCGCCCGCGAGCTGTACGCCGTCGCCGAACGCGAGGGCGTCCCGGTGGCCCCGCTGTGCCCGTACGTGGTCACGTGGGCCGCCCGCCACCCCGAGGTCGCCCCGCCGGCCGACCCGGCGCTGCTGTCGGCCGCGAAGGACTGGCTGAGGGGCCACCCGGGCCGCTTCTGA
- the panD gene encoding aspartate 1-decarboxylase, whose product MFRTMFKSKIHRATVTQADLHYVGSVTIDADLLDAADLLPGELVHIVDITNGARLETYVIEGERGSGVIGINGAAAHLVHPGDLVIIISYAQVTDAEARELRPRVVHVDGANRIVSLGADASEPVPGSDQRRSPQAVPTA is encoded by the coding sequence GTGTTTCGTACCATGTTCAAGTCCAAGATCCACCGGGCCACCGTCACCCAGGCCGACCTGCACTACGTGGGATCGGTGACCATCGACGCCGACCTCCTCGACGCCGCCGATCTGCTGCCCGGCGAGCTCGTGCACATCGTCGACATCACCAACGGCGCCCGCCTGGAGACGTACGTCATCGAGGGCGAGCGCGGGTCCGGGGTCATCGGGATCAACGGGGCCGCGGCCCATCTGGTGCATCCCGGAGACCTGGTGATCATCATCAGCTACGCTCAGGTCACCGACGCCGAGGCGCGTGAGCTGCGGCCACGGGTGGTGCACGTGGACGGCGCCAACAGGATCGTCTCCCTCGGCGCCGACGCGTCCGAACCGGTGCCCGGCTCGGACCAGCGGCGCAGCCCGCAGGCTGTGCCGACGGCCTGA
- a CDS encoding SpoIIE family protein phosphatase/ATP-binding protein produces the protein MLLVAAALVALVVQARRDVMTDASHRTLTVAQTFANSPGIVSALNSANPTAALQPHVEATRTATGVDAVIVYGLNGITLAHSDPRQVGKRVIGPYAAAATGTPFTSTFRGSLGLSVISAVPVRGPGGSVIAIVSVPVRVERVRHRVNHQLPVLLGGAATALVVAAGGSGLVSRRLRRQTHGLGPTEMTRMYEHHDAVLHAVREGVLIVGGDGRLLLANDEARRLLDLPADAERRHVTDLGLDEDLAGLLAGDRPATDEVYLAADRLLAVSKRLTAPHGPDGSVVTLRDTTELRAVSGRAEQARERLQSLYDAGLRIGTTLDVKRTAEELAEVAVTRFADVVTVDLLDPVLRGEESSGGAGITELRRSAVAGIDAGPPFHPVGELIRLVPADPVSTALAEGRPVLIRDLSASDAWRAQQPDSAGRIFDHGIGSMLAVPLRARGVMLGAVVFRRAEGSPAFEDEDVTFAEELAARAAVCIDNASRYTREHAMAVTLQHSLLPRALPEQSALDVAYRYLPAQAGVGGDWFDVIPLSGTRVALVVGDVVGHGLHAAATMGRLRTAVHNFAALDMPVEELLGRLDELVAQIDAEEVTAAEHEQGVITGATCQYAVYDPTSGRLAIATAGHPGPAVVRPDGTVDFPQLPVSPPLGLGAGLPVETAELTVPEDARLVLYTDGLIEDRTRDLDAGLQALRDALTGPGRTPEATCAAVMEAMLSDRPRDDIALLVARTRRLGPDQVAEWEVPRDPAAVAPVRTACARRLAEWGLERIGFTAELILSELITNAIRYGAEPIAVRLLRTEPVGSPDAGSLIFEVADGSSTSPRLRRAKVTDEGGRGLFLVARFAERWGTRYTATGKVIWAEHSLRPDATPEGEGLDELLLDQWDDTAL, from the coding sequence ATGCTGCTCGTCGCCGCCGCCCTCGTGGCGCTCGTCGTACAGGCCCGACGCGACGTGATGACGGACGCCAGCCACCGGACGCTCACCGTGGCGCAGACGTTCGCGAACTCCCCGGGGATCGTGTCGGCACTGAACAGTGCGAACCCGACGGCGGCGCTGCAGCCGCACGTCGAGGCGACCCGGACGGCCACAGGCGTCGACGCCGTCATCGTGTACGGGCTGAACGGGATCACCCTCGCGCACAGCGACCCGCGTCAGGTCGGGAAACGCGTCATCGGGCCCTACGCGGCGGCGGCGACCGGCACGCCGTTCACGAGTACGTTCAGGGGCTCGCTGGGGCTCTCCGTGATCTCGGCGGTGCCCGTCAGGGGTCCCGGCGGTTCGGTCATCGCCATCGTCTCCGTGCCCGTCAGGGTCGAGAGGGTGCGGCACCGGGTGAACCATCAGCTGCCGGTGCTCCTCGGCGGCGCCGCCACGGCCCTGGTCGTCGCCGCGGGCGGTTCGGGCCTGGTGAGCCGGCGGTTGCGGCGGCAGACCCACGGCCTGGGGCCGACCGAGATGACCCGGATGTACGAGCACCACGACGCGGTGCTGCACGCGGTGCGGGAAGGAGTGCTGATCGTCGGCGGTGACGGCCGGCTGCTGCTCGCCAACGACGAGGCACGACGGCTTCTGGACCTGCCGGCGGACGCGGAGCGGCGGCACGTCACCGATCTGGGGCTGGACGAGGACCTCGCCGGGCTGTTGGCCGGCGACCGCCCCGCCACCGACGAGGTGTACCTGGCGGCCGACCGGCTGCTCGCGGTCAGCAAGCGGCTCACCGCACCGCACGGACCGGACGGCAGCGTGGTCACGCTCCGGGACACCACCGAGCTGCGTGCCGTGTCCGGCCGGGCGGAGCAGGCGCGTGAACGGTTGCAGTCGCTCTACGACGCCGGACTGCGGATCGGCACCACGCTCGATGTGAAGCGCACGGCCGAGGAACTGGCCGAGGTGGCGGTGACCCGGTTCGCCGACGTCGTCACGGTCGATCTGCTGGACCCGGTCCTGCGTGGCGAGGAGAGTTCGGGGGGCGCCGGGATCACCGAGCTGCGCCGCAGCGCCGTCGCCGGTATCGACGCAGGTCCTCCCTTCCACCCCGTCGGCGAGCTGATCCGGCTCGTCCCGGCCGACCCCGTCTCCACCGCGCTGGCCGAGGGCCGCCCGGTCCTGATCAGGGACCTGTCCGCCTCCGACGCCTGGCGGGCCCAGCAGCCGGACAGTGCCGGGCGGATCTTCGATCACGGCATCGGCTCCATGCTCGCGGTGCCCCTCCGCGCCCGCGGCGTGATGCTGGGCGCGGTGGTCTTCCGGCGCGCGGAGGGCTCCCCTGCGTTCGAGGACGAGGACGTGACCTTCGCCGAGGAGCTGGCCGCCCGGGCAGCGGTGTGCATCGACAATGCGAGCCGCTACACCCGCGAACACGCCATGGCCGTCACCCTGCAGCACAGCCTGCTGCCCCGCGCGCTGCCCGAGCAGTCCGCCCTCGACGTCGCCTACCGCTATCTGCCGGCTCAGGCCGGGGTGGGCGGGGACTGGTTCGATGTCATCCCGCTGTCCGGTACCCGGGTGGCGCTGGTCGTGGGCGATGTCGTCGGCCACGGTCTGCACGCCGCGGCGACGATGGGCCGGCTCCGCACCGCCGTGCACAACTTCGCCGCCCTGGACATGCCCGTCGAGGAGCTGCTGGGCCGGCTGGACGAGCTGGTGGCGCAGATCGACGCCGAGGAGGTCACGGCAGCGGAGCACGAGCAGGGGGTGATCACCGGAGCGACCTGCCAGTACGCCGTCTACGACCCCACTTCCGGGCGGCTGGCCATCGCCACCGCCGGCCACCCGGGACCGGCGGTCGTCCGGCCCGACGGGACCGTCGACTTCCCTCAGCTGCCCGTCTCCCCGCCGCTGGGACTCGGAGCCGGCCTGCCGGTCGAGACCGCCGAGCTCACCGTGCCCGAGGACGCCCGGCTGGTGCTGTACACCGACGGGCTGATCGAGGACCGCACCCGGGACCTGGACGCCGGCCTGCAGGCCCTGCGCGACGCTCTGACAGGGCCCGGTCGCACACCGGAGGCCACCTGCGCGGCGGTGATGGAGGCCATGCTGTCCGACCGGCCCCGGGATGACATCGCACTGCTGGTGGCCCGCACGCGCCGTCTCGGACCGGATCAGGTCGCCGAGTGGGAGGTGCCCCGTGACCCGGCTGCGGTGGCCCCCGTGCGCACCGCCTGCGCCCGTCGGCTGGCCGAGTGGGGGCTGGAGCGGATCGGTTTCACCGCCGAACTCATCCTCAGCGAGCTGATCACCAACGCCATTCGCTACGGAGCCGAGCCCATCGCCGTGCGGCTGCTGCGCACGGAGCCGGTCGGCAGCCCCGATGCGGGCAGCCTGATCTTCGAGGTCGCCGACGGCAGCAGCACCTCGCCCCGGCTGCGCCGGGCGAAGGTCACCGACGAAGGCGGCCGCGGTCTCTTCCTGGTCGCCCGTTTCGCCGAACGCTGGGGGACCCGCTACACGGCCACCGGCAAGGTCATCTGGGCGGAACACTCCCTGCGCCCCGACGCCACGCCCGAGGGGGAAGGACTCGACGAGCTCCTGCTCGACCAATGGGACGACACCGCGCTGTGA
- a CDS encoding ABC transporter substrate-binding protein, with protein sequence MTTPCARAAAVFGCFALVALGLSACENTPTAGHAKPSAATSAESMGGMRALVTAAKQEGTLRAIALPRDWAGYGSLINGFEKKYGIKVTVEQPLGHSEDEIDALSKRGNRPTAPDVIDVGDTFARKAAAKNLLAPYKVAAYASIPGNQKDSKARWANNYGGYISIGCDANRVKPCPQTFADLLKPRYKGQVALEGDPRRSATAFASVYAAALANNGSFDDVQPGLGFFTELKHRGNFNPLASTSATVASGRTPISINWDYINLDYADQLRDKGVNWQVAIPFDGSFAQYFALAINKHAPHPAAARLWHEYLFSPEGQNLRLRAYARPVLMDAMRRDGTLDEAAAARLPTVEGTPQFPTDAQLEKARRTVTQGWAKAVSG encoded by the coding sequence GTGACCACACCGTGTGCCCGAGCAGCGGCGGTCTTCGGCTGTTTCGCTCTCGTGGCACTGGGCCTGAGCGCCTGCGAGAACACACCGACCGCCGGCCACGCCAAGCCGTCGGCCGCCACGTCCGCCGAGAGCATGGGCGGCATGCGCGCACTGGTCACCGCAGCGAAACAGGAGGGCACGCTCAGAGCGATCGCGCTGCCGCGTGACTGGGCCGGCTACGGCAGCCTGATCAACGGCTTCGAGAAGAAGTACGGGATCAAGGTCACCGTCGAGCAGCCGCTGGGCCACAGCGAGGACGAGATCGACGCCCTGAGCAAGAGGGGGAACCGGCCGACAGCACCCGACGTGATCGACGTGGGCGACACGTTCGCACGGAAAGCAGCGGCGAAGAATCTTCTCGCGCCGTACAAGGTGGCCGCTTACGCTTCGATCCCCGGAAATCAGAAGGACTCGAAGGCCCGCTGGGCCAACAACTACGGGGGCTACATCTCCATCGGCTGCGACGCCAACAGGGTCAAACCCTGTCCGCAGACCTTCGCCGATCTGCTGAAGCCACGGTACAAGGGCCAGGTCGCACTCGAAGGCGATCCGCGGCGGTCGGCCACCGCCTTCGCCAGTGTCTACGCGGCCGCGCTGGCGAACAACGGGTCGTTCGACGACGTCCAGCCGGGTCTCGGCTTCTTCACCGAACTCAAGCATCGCGGCAACTTCAACCCGCTCGCTTCCACCTCGGCGACGGTCGCGAGCGGCCGGACCCCGATCAGCATCAACTGGGACTACATCAACCTCGACTACGCCGACCAGCTCCGCGACAAGGGCGTGAACTGGCAGGTCGCGATCCCCTTCGACGGCAGCTTCGCCCAGTATTTCGCGCTGGCGATCAACAAGCACGCCCCGCACCCGGCGGCTGCCCGCCTGTGGCACGAGTACCTCTTCAGCCCGGAGGGCCAGAACCTCCGGCTGCGCGCCTATGCCCGCCCGGTGCTCATGGACGCCATGCGGCGGGACGGCACCCTCGACGAGGCCGCCGCCGCACGACTGCCGACGGTCGAGGGAACGCCGCAGTTCCCGACGGACGCGCAACTGGAGAAGGCGAGGCGGACGGTCACCCAGGGCTGGGCGAAGGCCGTCTCCGGCTAG
- a CDS encoding SpoIIE family protein phosphatase: MGTTDSSRAGGDRSVAGPAAPPSGLLDLLSVAAVVLNAQGQVVFWSPKAEELFGYTATEALGRHAARLTVHEEHRDAVIKLFAEVMESGTDWAGVFPIRHKDGSTRLVEFRNMRLLDDLGDVYALGLAADQAAVERVERDAALAMCLVSQSPVGLAILDPDLRYLAVNPALERLTGQSAAERLGRPVGEVLTFLDTDPEARLRRVLETGEPVVDRHIVCRPPADPDHEHAWSVSYYRLEDSGGRVLGLAYSVIDVTERHRAAAEAAQARQRLALIARASACVGTTLDLETTARELADVVVPVLADVAAVDVLDSALDGRTDPHEGPALFRALAVSAAHSTEAVRAADPPGELAPYDSDRLITQCVRTRRPVLVPHTSRQDLERIARHGEAASLLAAAGVHSYLAVPLLARGEVLGALDLIRTRNPAPFDDDDALLARELAARAAVCIDNARGYQAQRHAALILQRSLLPERPSHLPGLEVACRYQPAGSASEIGGDWYDAIPLQGDRTALVVGDVMGSGIDAAATMGQLRSATRAFAELALAPAEALHHLDHLTEGVEQTITTCIYCVYDPHRDQCEICLAGHLPPALMRSGHAAQLLDLPPGAPLGVGGVPFEAATITFRPGDELVLYTDGLVETRSEPIDARLDTLLDTLTATHGDDLEGTCDRLLEILRSPGGEDDVALLIARARS, translated from the coding sequence ATGGGCACGACGGACTCCTCCCGAGCAGGCGGCGACCGGTCGGTGGCGGGTCCCGCCGCGCCGCCCAGTGGCCTGCTCGATCTGCTCAGCGTCGCCGCGGTGGTGCTGAATGCGCAGGGGCAGGTGGTCTTCTGGAGCCCGAAGGCCGAGGAACTGTTCGGCTACACCGCGACGGAAGCGCTGGGTCGGCACGCGGCTCGGCTGACGGTCCACGAGGAGCACCGGGACGCGGTGATCAAGCTGTTCGCCGAGGTCATGGAATCCGGCACCGACTGGGCAGGGGTGTTCCCGATCCGGCACAAGGACGGCAGCACCCGCCTGGTGGAGTTCCGCAACATGCGGCTGCTGGACGACCTGGGTGACGTCTACGCCCTGGGCCTTGCCGCGGACCAGGCCGCTGTGGAGCGGGTCGAGCGAGATGCCGCCCTGGCCATGTGTCTGGTGTCCCAGTCCCCGGTCGGGCTGGCCATTCTGGACCCGGACCTGCGGTACCTGGCCGTGAACCCTGCTCTCGAACGCCTCACCGGTCAGTCCGCCGCCGAGCGTCTGGGGCGGCCGGTCGGCGAGGTCCTGACCTTCCTGGACACGGACCCCGAGGCACGTCTGCGCCGTGTCCTGGAGACGGGCGAGCCGGTCGTGGACCGGCACATCGTCTGTCGTCCCCCCGCCGATCCGGACCACGAGCACGCCTGGTCCGTCTCGTACTACCGGCTGGAGGATTCCGGTGGGCGGGTGCTGGGCCTGGCCTACTCCGTCATCGACGTCACCGAGCGTCATCGAGCCGCTGCCGAAGCGGCACAGGCCCGGCAACGGCTGGCACTGATCGCCAGAGCTTCCGCCTGCGTGGGCACCACCCTCGATCTGGAAACGACGGCGCGCGAGCTTGCCGACGTCGTCGTACCGGTCCTGGCCGATGTGGCGGCCGTGGACGTACTCGACAGCGCTCTCGACGGCCGGACCGACCCGCACGAGGGACCCGCCCTCTTCCGCGCCCTCGCGGTCAGCGCGGCCCACTCCACCGAGGCGGTCCGCGCGGCCGACCCGCCGGGGGAGCTCGCCCCCTACGACAGCGACCGCCTGATCACCCAGTGCGTGCGCACCCGCCGACCGGTACTGGTGCCACACACCTCCCGTCAGGATCTGGAGCGCATCGCCCGGCACGGCGAGGCCGCCTCCCTCCTCGCGGCGGCCGGCGTTCACTCCTACCTGGCCGTACCGCTCCTCGCCCGGGGCGAAGTCCTTGGCGCCCTCGACCTCATACGCACCCGGAACCCCGCGCCTTTCGACGACGACGATGCGCTTCTCGCCCGGGAGTTGGCCGCCCGAGCCGCGGTCTGCATCGACAACGCCCGCGGATACCAGGCCCAGCGCCATGCGGCCCTCATCCTCCAGCGCAGTCTGCTGCCCGAGCGCCCGTCGCACCTGCCCGGCCTGGAGGTCGCCTGCCGCTACCAGCCCGCCGGCTCCGCGAGCGAGATCGGCGGCGACTGGTACGACGCCATCCCTCTCCAAGGTGACAGAACCGCCCTGGTCGTCGGAGACGTCATGGGCAGCGGCATCGATGCCGCCGCCACCATGGGGCAGCTCCGCAGCGCCACCCGTGCCTTCGCCGAACTCGCCCTCGCCCCCGCCGAGGCCCTTCATCACCTGGATCACCTGACCGAAGGTGTCGAGCAGACCATCACCACCTGCATCTACTGCGTCTACGACCCTCACCGGGACCAGTGCGAGATCTGCCTGGCCGGCCACCTGCCCCCGGCCCTGATGCGCAGCGGCCACGCGGCACAGCTTCTGGACCTTCCCCCCGGCGCACCGCTGGGCGTCGGCGGGGTGCCCTTCGAGGCCGCCACGATCACCTTCCGCCCCGGCGACGAGCTGGTCCTCTACACCGATGGCCTGGTCGAAACCCGAAGCGAACCCATCGACGCCCGCCTCGACACCCTCCTCGACACCCTCACCGCGACACATGGCGACGACCTGGAGGGCACGTGCGACCGCCTCCTGGAGATTCTGCGCTCGCCCGGTGGTGAGGACGACGTGGCACTGCTCATCGCCCGAGCCCGGTCCTGA